The following proteins come from a genomic window of Pectobacterium actinidiae:
- the hemE gene encoding uroporphyrinogen decarboxylase, which produces MTDLKNDRYLRALLRQPVDVTPVWMMRQAGRYLPEYKATRAQAGDFMSLCKNAELACEVTLQPLRRYALDAAILFSDILTIPDAMGLGLYFEAGEGPRFRSPITSHADVVNLPVPDPEQELGYVMNAVRTIRKNLAGEVPLIGFSGSPWTLATYMVEGGSSKAFTVIKKMMFAEPKTLHLLLDKLADSVILYLNAQIRAGAQAVMIFDTWGGALSGRDYKEFSLHYMHKIVDGLQRENEGRRVPVTLFTKGGGQWLEAMAETGCDALGLDWTSDIADARRRVGDKVALQGNMDPSMLYADPARIEQEVASILAGFGQGNGHVFNLGHGIHQDVPPEHAGVFVEAVHRLSRAYHA; this is translated from the coding sequence ATGACTGATCTGAAAAACGATCGCTATTTGCGGGCGTTATTACGCCAACCCGTTGATGTCACTCCGGTGTGGATGATGCGTCAAGCGGGGCGTTATCTGCCAGAATATAAGGCAACGCGCGCGCAGGCGGGTGATTTTATGTCGCTGTGTAAAAACGCAGAGCTGGCTTGTGAAGTCACGTTACAACCTTTACGGCGCTATGCGCTGGATGCGGCGATCTTGTTCTCTGACATTCTCACGATCCCTGATGCTATGGGTTTAGGACTTTATTTCGAAGCGGGGGAAGGCCCACGCTTTCGTTCCCCTATTACGTCCCATGCCGATGTGGTTAACCTGCCAGTTCCCGATCCAGAGCAGGAACTTGGCTATGTGATGAACGCCGTGCGGACGATCCGTAAAAACCTTGCCGGTGAAGTGCCGCTGATTGGTTTCTCGGGCAGCCCGTGGACGCTGGCGACCTACATGGTTGAAGGCGGGAGTAGCAAAGCGTTTACCGTCATTAAGAAAATGATGTTCGCTGAGCCTAAAACGCTACACCTGTTGCTGGATAAGCTGGCTGATAGCGTCATTCTTTACCTCAACGCGCAGATTCGGGCGGGCGCGCAGGCGGTGATGATCTTTGATACCTGGGGCGGCGCGCTGAGCGGACGCGACTACAAAGAATTCTCCCTGCATTACATGCATAAGATCGTGGATGGTTTACAGCGTGAGAATGAAGGCCGCCGTGTACCCGTTACGCTCTTCACCAAAGGTGGAGGGCAGTGGCTGGAGGCGATGGCAGAAACCGGCTGCGACGCATTGGGGCTGGACTGGACGAGCGATATTGCCGATGCTCGCCGTCGCGTAGGCGATAAGGTCGCGCTACAGGGAAATATGGATCCGTCGATGTTGTATGCCGATCCAGCACGGATCGAGCAGGAAGTGGCATCGATCCTCGCTGGGTTTGGGCAGGGTAACGGCCATGTTTTCAATCTGGGTCACGGCATTCATCAGGATGTGCCGCCAGAGCATGCAGGCGTTTTTGTTGAGGCCGTGCATCGGTTGTCCCGCGCTTATCACGCATGA
- the nfi gene encoding deoxyribonuclease V (cleaves DNA at apurinic or apyrimidinic sites) yields MIDTQQLRAEQLSRASDVIRHDDLPFEQPAFIAGADVGFEQEGSVTRAAIAVMRYPSLELIEYKIARISTTMPYIPGFLSFRECPGLLAAWALLEQKPDLLFVDGHGISHPRRLGVASHFGLLVDVPTIGVAKSRLCGRFEPLAEGVGSQQPLLDKGEQIGWVWRSKARCNPLFVATGHRVSQDSALHWVQSCMRGYRLPEPTRWADAVASNRPAFVRWQRQQAANVLS; encoded by the coding sequence GTGATTGATACACAACAGCTACGGGCTGAGCAGTTGTCCCGCGCTTCTGATGTGATTCGCCACGACGATTTACCTTTTGAACAGCCCGCGTTTATCGCGGGTGCGGATGTTGGTTTTGAACAAGAAGGTTCGGTAACTCGCGCTGCAATTGCGGTAATGCGCTATCCTTCGTTGGAACTGATAGAATACAAGATTGCGCGTATCAGCACGACAATGCCCTATATCCCCGGTTTTCTTTCGTTTCGTGAATGCCCTGGGCTACTCGCCGCGTGGGCGCTGCTTGAACAGAAACCGGATCTGCTGTTTGTCGATGGACATGGGATTTCCCATCCGCGTCGCCTCGGCGTTGCCAGCCATTTTGGTCTGTTGGTTGATGTTCCCACGATTGGCGTGGCGAAAAGTCGGCTTTGTGGCCGGTTTGAGCCATTAGCGGAAGGCGTTGGCAGCCAGCAGCCGTTACTGGATAAGGGCGAGCAGATTGGTTGGGTATGGCGTAGCAAAGCGCGCTGTAATCCGCTGTTTGTGGCGACGGGGCATCGAGTCAGTCAGGATAGTGCATTGCACTGGGTACAATCTTGTATGCGTGGCTACCGGTTACCGGAGCCGACCCGTTGGGCTGATGCTGTCGCATCAAATCGTCCTGCATTTGTGCGTTGGCAACGGCAGCAAGCGGCTAACGTATTGTCGTAA
- a CDS encoding YjaG family protein, whose translation MLRNPIHLRLEKLASWQHVTFMACLCERMYPNYHEFCRQTEFGDAMVYRRILDLVWETLVVKDAKVNFDSQLEKLEEAIPAAEDYDLYGVYPAIDACIALGELIHSRLSGETLEHAIAISETSIRTVAMLEMTQAGKEMTDDELKVLPAIEEEWDIQWEIFRLLAACEERDIELIKGLRSDLREAGSSNIGINLHQ comes from the coding sequence ATGTTACGTAACCCCATTCATTTACGTCTGGAAAAGCTGGCGAGCTGGCAACATGTCACTTTCATGGCATGTCTTTGTGAACGTATGTACCCAAATTACCACGAATTTTGTCGTCAAACAGAATTCGGCGACGCGATGGTTTACCGTCGTATTCTCGATCTGGTATGGGAAACATTGGTTGTTAAAGATGCGAAGGTCAATTTCGATAGCCAGTTGGAAAAACTGGAAGAAGCGATTCCCGCTGCTGAAGACTATGATCTTTATGGCGTCTACCCGGCTATTGATGCCTGTATCGCATTGGGCGAGTTGATTCATTCGCGCTTAAGCGGTGAAACGCTGGAACATGCGATAGCGATTAGCGAAACGTCTATCCGCACGGTTGCCATGCTGGAAATGACGCAGGCTGGTAAAGAAATGACCGACGATGAGCTCAAGGTTTTGCCTGCAATCGAAGAAGAATGGGATATTCAATGGGAGATTTTCCGCCTGTTGGCGGCTTGTGAAGAACGCGATATTGAGTTGATCAAAGGGCTCCGTTCCGATCTGCGCGAGGCCGGAAGTAGTAACATCGGGATAAATTTGCATCAATAA
- the hupA gene encoding nucleoid-associated protein HU-alpha has translation MNKTQLIDVIADKADLSKAQAKAALESTLAAITESLKEGDAVQLVGFGTFKVNHRNERTGRNPQTGKEIKIAAANVPAFVSGKALKDAVK, from the coding sequence ATGAATAAGACTCAACTGATTGATGTAATTGCGGACAAAGCTGATCTGTCAAAAGCACAGGCTAAAGCAGCTTTGGAATCAACTTTGGCGGCAATTACCGAGTCTCTGAAAGAAGGTGATGCAGTACAATTAGTTGGTTTTGGTACGTTTAAAGTGAACCATCGTAATGAGCGCACTGGCCGCAACCCACAAACCGGTAAAGAAATCAAAATCGCTGCTGCCAACGTGCCAGCATTTGTTTCTGGCAAGGCTCTGAAAGACGCTGTTAAATAA
- a CDS encoding DUF1481 domain-containing protein has protein sequence MLVKSLSRGAFSPLLLLRRLCGAGFVLTAVVACSSRTAPPEVFASGYVADRGVVRLWRKDDAQNTTALTTVYNPLQGNALVVTRYSFQQDKLREIERNQLGAQQEDMRLRFAEDGTVSFMQRQLAERRESVSDDEIALNQFDAKRMLELSDVLRAGKVRLKQGKWLEGQVQSCDGTVVRPNFDNDSREWIVQQKAHATRPLNVAWLEAPEGTQLLLVVEDDVCQWQPK, from the coding sequence ATGCTGGTTAAAAGTTTAAGCAGAGGGGCGTTTTCGCCCCTTTTGCTTTTACGACGTTTGTGTGGCGCAGGCTTCGTGCTTACAGCCGTGGTAGCTTGTAGTAGCCGCACCGCACCGCCGGAAGTTTTCGCCAGCGGTTATGTTGCCGATCGCGGTGTTGTGCGTTTGTGGCGCAAGGATGATGCGCAGAATACGACGGCGCTGACCACCGTGTACAACCCGCTTCAGGGCAATGCTCTGGTGGTGACGCGTTATTCGTTCCAGCAGGATAAGCTACGCGAGATAGAGCGTAATCAGCTCGGGGCGCAGCAAGAAGATATGCGTTTGCGCTTTGCAGAAGATGGAACCGTCAGCTTTATGCAGCGACAGCTTGCCGAAAGACGTGAATCGGTTTCTGATGATGAAATCGCGCTCAACCAGTTTGATGCGAAGCGCATGCTGGAATTGAGCGATGTACTGCGTGCAGGCAAGGTAAGGCTAAAGCAAGGGAAATGGCTGGAAGGGCAGGTGCAGTCTTGTGACGGTACGGTGGTTCGCCCTAATTTTGACAACGATTCACGTGAATGGATCGTTCAGCAAAAAGCGCATGCAACACGCCCGCTAAACGTCGCGTGGCTGGAAGCGCCAGAAGGGACACAGTTATTGCTGGTGGTGGAGGATGATGTCTGCCAGTGGCAGCCTAAATAG
- the purD gene encoding phosphoribosylamine--glycine ligase yields the protein MNILVIGNGGREHALAWKASQSPLAKRVYVAPGNAGTALEPALTNVNIAATDVPALVAFAQENHIDLTIVGPETPLVIGVVDAFQNAGLKIFGPTQGAAQLEGSKAFTKDFLARHNIPTAEYQNFTEVEPALAYVRCKGAPIVIKADGLAAGKGVIVAMTLQEAENAIQDMLAGNAFGDAGHRIVVEEFLDGEEASFIVMVDGKNVLPMATSQDHKRVGDKDTGPNTGGMGAYSPAPVVTDEIHQRVMDQVIWPTVNGMAAEGNTYVGFLYAGLMISTDGQPKVIEFNCRFGDPETQPIMLRLRSDLVELCLAACDGTLDQKDSVWDERPSLGVVLAAGGYPADYNTGDVISGLPQQDAEDGKVFHAGTKLNGIDVVTNGGRVLCVTALGNTVAEAQQRAYEIAAGIQWQGVFCRKDIGYRAIEREQA from the coding sequence ATGAACATTTTAGTAATTGGTAATGGCGGACGCGAGCACGCGCTAGCCTGGAAAGCCTCGCAGTCACCGCTGGCGAAACGTGTTTATGTTGCTCCAGGAAACGCGGGCACCGCGCTTGAACCCGCGCTGACCAACGTCAATATCGCGGCAACGGATGTCCCGGCGTTAGTCGCTTTTGCGCAGGAAAACCACATCGATTTAACCATCGTTGGCCCAGAAACACCGTTAGTTATCGGTGTCGTGGATGCGTTTCAGAATGCAGGGCTAAAAATCTTTGGCCCAACGCAAGGTGCTGCACAGTTGGAAGGCTCCAAAGCCTTTACTAAAGATTTTCTGGCACGCCACAACATCCCGACGGCGGAATACCAGAACTTTACCGAAGTGGAACCCGCGCTGGCCTATGTACGCTGCAAAGGTGCACCGATCGTCATCAAGGCCGACGGGTTAGCCGCTGGTAAAGGCGTGATTGTCGCCATGACGTTGCAGGAAGCGGAAAACGCCATTCAGGATATGCTGGCGGGGAATGCCTTCGGCGATGCCGGACACCGTATCGTGGTGGAAGAGTTCCTTGATGGCGAAGAAGCCAGCTTCATCGTGATGGTAGATGGCAAGAACGTGCTGCCGATGGCGACCAGCCAGGATCACAAACGTGTAGGGGATAAAGACACTGGCCCGAATACCGGTGGCATGGGCGCTTACTCGCCAGCTCCGGTCGTAACCGATGAAATCCACCAGCGAGTGATGGATCAGGTAATTTGGCCGACCGTGAACGGCATGGCCGCAGAGGGAAATACCTACGTCGGTTTCCTGTATGCCGGTCTGATGATTTCTACCGATGGTCAGCCAAAGGTTATCGAATTCAACTGCCGCTTTGGCGATCCAGAAACACAGCCAATTATGCTGCGCCTGCGCTCCGATCTGGTGGAACTGTGTCTGGCCGCCTGTGATGGCACGCTGGATCAGAAAGATTCAGTCTGGGATGAACGTCCGTCTCTGGGTGTGGTATTGGCTGCAGGCGGTTACCCGGCTGACTACAACACGGGTGATGTGATTTCCGGTTTACCACAGCAGGATGCCGAAGATGGCAAAGTCTTCCATGCGGGCACTAAGTTGAACGGTATTGATGTTGTCACCAACGGCGGCCGCGTACTGTGCGTCACTGCGTTAGGTAATACCGTCGCTGAAGCGCAACAACGCGCTTATGAAATAGCAGCAGGCATTCAGTGGCAAGGGGTATTCTGTCGAAAAGACATCGGCTACCGCGCCATTGAGCGTGAGCAAGCCTGA
- the purH gene encoding bifunctional phosphoribosylaminoimidazolecarboxamide formyltransferase/IMP cyclohydrolase, with translation MQQRRPIRRALLSVSNKAGIVEFAQALSHRGVELLSTGGTARLLADAGLAVTEVSDYTGFPEMMDGRVKTLHPKVHGGILGRRDQDDAIMTQHDIKPIDIVVVNLYPFAQTVARENCTLEDAVENIDIGGPTMVRSAAKNHKDVAIVVKSSDYSAIINEIDANDGSLTYETRFDLAIKAFEHTAAYDSMIANYFGALVPPYHGDTDKPSGNFPRTLNLNYIKKQDMRYGENSHQQAAFYIEENIHEASVATSTQLQGKALSYNNIADTDAALECVKEFAEPACVIVKHANPCGVAIGDSILDAYERAYKTDPTSAFGGIIAFNRELDEETAQAIISRQFVEVIIAPSASDTALKVTAAKQNVRVLTSGNWQQRVPGLDFKRVNGGLLVQDRDLGMVDASQLRVVTERQPSEQELRDALFCWKVAKFVKSNAIVYARDNMTIGIGAGQMSRVYSAKIAGIKAGDEGLEVKGSAMASDAFFPFRDGIDAAAAVGITCVIQPGGSIRDDEVITAANEHGIAMIFTDMRHFRH, from the coding sequence ATGCAACAACGCCGTCCAATTCGCCGCGCTCTGCTCAGCGTTTCTAACAAAGCAGGTATTGTCGAATTTGCTCAAGCTCTGTCCCACCGTGGCGTCGAGCTCCTTTCAACGGGTGGAACCGCCCGTTTGCTGGCCGATGCTGGCTTAGCAGTGACTGAAGTCTCTGACTACACCGGCTTCCCGGAAATGATGGATGGGCGAGTAAAGACCCTGCACCCGAAAGTGCACGGCGGCATTCTGGGACGACGCGATCAAGATGATGCGATCATGACGCAGCACGACATCAAGCCAATTGATATTGTCGTTGTGAATTTGTATCCATTTGCCCAGACCGTCGCTCGAGAGAACTGCACATTAGAAGATGCGGTTGAGAATATCGATATTGGTGGCCCGACGATGGTTCGCTCCGCCGCCAAGAACCATAAAGATGTGGCTATCGTGGTCAAGAGCAGCGACTACAGCGCCATCATTAATGAAATCGACGCCAACGACGGTTCACTGACCTACGAAACCCGTTTCGATTTAGCTATTAAAGCATTCGAACACACCGCCGCTTACGACAGTATGATTGCCAACTACTTTGGTGCTCTGGTTCCGCCTTACCACGGTGATACTGATAAACCATCAGGTAACTTCCCACGTACGTTGAACCTGAACTACATCAAAAAGCAGGACATGCGCTACGGCGAGAACAGCCATCAGCAAGCTGCCTTCTATATAGAAGAGAATATTCACGAGGCCTCTGTCGCCACTTCTACACAGTTACAAGGCAAAGCGCTGTCTTATAACAACATCGCTGATACCGATGCAGCCCTGGAATGTGTGAAAGAATTTGCTGAACCAGCCTGCGTGATCGTTAAACACGCGAATCCATGCGGCGTAGCAATTGGCGACTCAATTCTTGATGCCTACGAGCGTGCCTACAAAACCGACCCAACATCTGCATTCGGCGGCATTATCGCTTTCAACCGCGAGCTGGATGAAGAGACGGCGCAGGCCATCATCAGCCGCCAGTTTGTTGAAGTCATCATTGCCCCCTCTGCCAGTGATACCGCACTGAAGGTGACCGCAGCCAAACAAAACGTACGTGTCCTGACCAGTGGCAATTGGCAGCAACGCGTTCCAGGTCTGGACTTCAAACGCGTCAACGGCGGTTTGCTGGTACAGGATCGCGATCTGGGCATGGTCGATGCGTCTCAACTGCGTGTCGTAACAGAGCGTCAGCCGAGCGAACAGGAATTACGTGATGCCCTTTTCTGCTGGAAAGTGGCTAAGTTCGTTAAATCCAATGCGATTGTGTACGCACGTGACAACATGACCATCGGGATAGGTGCTGGCCAGATGAGCCGCGTTTACTCAGCGAAAATCGCCGGTATCAAAGCGGGTGATGAAGGGCTGGAAGTAAAAGGTTCCGCGATGGCATCTGATGCGTTTTTCCCATTCCGTGATGGTATTGATGCCGCAGCTGCCGTTGGCATTACCTGCGTGATCCAACCGGGCGGGTCTATTCGTGATGACGAGGTCATTACTGCCGCCAACGAACACGGCATTGCGATGATCTTTACCGACATGCGCCATTTCCGCCATTAA